In Falco biarmicus isolate bFalBia1 chromosome 7, bFalBia1.pri, whole genome shotgun sequence, a single window of DNA contains:
- the VTI1B gene encoding vesicle transport through interaction with t-SNAREs homolog 1B: MAGRGAGSSEHLERLHEIFRGLHGELRSVPERLRGSAAEEKKKLIREYDEKQREANETLREMEEELKYAPLTFRNQMMSKIRAYRRDLSIFQREMRSTDLGLGPGSQGDIKYGIFSTENEQSTNLQSQRVLLLQGTDSLNRASQSIERSHRIAAETDQIGTDIIEELGEQREQLERTKSRLVNTSENLSKSRKILRSMSRRVTTNKLLLSIIIILELAILGGVVYYKFFRSR; the protein is encoded by the exons ATGGCGGGCCGCGGCGCCGGCTCCTCGGAGCACCTGGAGCGGCTGCACGAAATCTTCCGGGGACTGCACGGAGAGCTGCGGAGCGTCCCCGAGCGGCTgcggggcagcgcggccg aggagaagaaaaaactaATTCGAGAATATGATGAGAAACAGCGTGAAGCAAATGAAACG CTGCGGGAAATGGAGGAAGAACTGAAGTATGCTCCCCTGACTTTCCGCAACCAAATGATGAGCAAAATCCGAGCGTACAGGAGAGACCTCTCCATATTCCAGAGAGAGATGAGAAGCACAGATTTGGGATTGGGCCCTGGAAGTCAAGGCGATATAAAATATGGAATCTTCTCCACAGAAAATGAACAGAGT actAATCTGCAGTCACAGAGGGTGCTGCTTCTCCAGGGAACAGACAGCCTGAACCGAGCCAGCCAGAGCATTGAGCGGTCGCACCGAATTGCTGCTGAAACAGATCAGATTGGCACCGATATAATTGAAGAACTTGGGGAGCAGCGGGAGCAATTGGAACGCACCAAGAGCAGA TTGGTGAATACAAGTGAAAATTTGAGCAAGAGTCGCAAGATTCTACGTTCTATGTCCAGGAG AGTAACCACTAATAAGTTGTTGCTGTCAATTATCATCATCCTGGAACTAGCCATCCTGGGAGGTGTGGTCTACTACAAGTTCTTCCGCAGCAGATGA